AACCTTGTGGGCGCCTTCCTTTCCGTGGAGGTCGCCAACACGATCTCCAAGGGTCTCGTCGACGAGAGCGGCATACGTCCCGAGGTCATCTTCGCCGCCCTGGTCGGCGCGATCCTCTGGAACCTGCTGACCTGGCTGGTCGGACTCCCCTCCAGCTCCTCGCACGCCCTCATGGGCGGTCTGATCGGTGCCACCATCGCCTCCGCGGGCATGGGCGCGGTCCACGGTGACGTCCTGGTCACCAAGGTCCTGATCCCGGCAATCGCGGCGCCCATCGTCGCGGGCCTCGCCGCGATGCTCGCGACCCGCCTCTCCTACTCCATGGGCAAGAAGGCCGACGGCAAGGCCGCCGCGAAGGGCTTCCGCGCCGGCCAGATCGCCTCGGCGGGCCTGGTCTCGCTGGCCCACGGCACCAACGACGCGCAGAAGACGATGGGCATCATCACCCTGGCCCTGGTCGCCGGCGGCGCCGTCGCTCCCGACTCCGACCCGCCCACCTGGGTCATCCTCTCCGCGGGTCTCGCCATCGCGCTCGGCACCTACCTCGGCGGCTGGCGCATCATCCGCACGATGGGCAAGGGCCTGACCGACCTCCAGCCGCAGCAGGGCTTCGCCGCCCAGACCAGCGCGGCCACGGTCATCCTCGCCTCCTCGCACCTCGGTTTCTCCCTCTCCACCACGCACTCGGTCTCCGGTTCGGTGATGGGCGCGGGCCTCGGCCGCAAGGGCGGCGTCGTCCGCTGGTCCACGGCGACGCGGATGTTCGTGGCGTGGGGCCTGACCCTGCCGGCCGCGGCCATGGTGG
Above is a window of Streptomyces sp. NBC_00490 DNA encoding:
- a CDS encoding inorganic phosphate transporter, with the translated sequence MENFSLILAIVVVTALAFDFTNGFHDTANAMATTISTGALKPKVAVAMSAVLNLVGAFLSVEVANTISKGLVDESGIRPEVIFAALVGAILWNLLTWLVGLPSSSSHALMGGLIGATIASAGMGAVHGDVLVTKVLIPAIAAPIVAGLAAMLATRLSYSMGKKADGKAAAKGFRAGQIASAGLVSLAHGTNDAQKTMGIITLALVAGGAVAPDSDPPTWVILSAGLAIALGTYLGGWRIIRTMGKGLTDLQPQQGFAAQTSAATVILASSHLGFSLSTTHSVSGSVMGAGLGRKGGVVRWSTATRMFVAWGLTLPAAAMVGALAEWVTGFGDWGTAVVAVFLIASSAAIWKLSRREVIDHTNVNDSDEEPAGVVTTAIAAVTPPPAGTVTEDLTATIPAPVPTVAPEPAAPPAAV